In Sphingopyxis macrogoltabida, the sequence GGCGAAAATCTGGGCGTCATGCTGACCGCCGAAGCGATCGAACAGGCGGCCTCCGTCGGTCTGGACCTTGTCGAAGTGTCCCCGAATGCCGATCCGCCGGTGTGCAAGTTCCTCGACGTGGGCAAGTTCAAATACGAAGCCCAGAAAAAGGCGAACCTCGCGCGCAAGAGCCAGAAGACGCAGGAAATCAAAGAGATCAAGATGCGTCCGAATATCGACGATCATGATTTCGACGTGAAGATGCGCAAGGTGTTCGACTTCCTCGAGGAAGGCGACAAGGTCAAGATGACGATGCGCTTCCGCGGCCGCGAGATGAGCCACACCCAGCTCGGCCTCAACGTGCTCCAGCGCGTCGCCGAGATGACGGCGGAAGTCGCGAAGGTCGAGGCGCACCCGCGCACCGAAGGCCGCCAGATGCTGATGGTACTGGCGCCGAAATAAGCTTCCTCGGCTCAGCCGATGCGAAATTCGAGGGCGGTCGTTCCGATGGAGCGGCCGCCCGCTTCGTATCGGCGTTCGGTCATGCGAACGCTGCCGTCGGCGGCGATCAGCACGAGAGTCGAAGCGCGGGTGCCATAGAGGTCGCCGCGCAGGAACAGAGCGGGGTCGCCTTCCGCCGTCAGCGTATCGAGCAGGCCCTCGGGGTCAGCGTCCTCGCGGGCAACGGCTTCCAGCGCCAGACGCAGCCGCTCGGCGCGCGGGCAGGGCTCGTCGACGGGCTCGTTGGCGAGCGCGTGCACGCCAGCATCCAGCGGCATGATCAGCGGCACCGGCCGGTTGGTGAGCAGCCGCGTCGCGCCACTGGCGACGGCGAACAGGTTGAAGGCATTGAAGCGCGGCAGGTCTTCGGCCGCTGGATCGGCAAAGCGTCCGTCGCCGCGCAACAGGTCGGTCACCAGCGCGCCGCGTGACTCCTTTGCGGGATCGGGCATGGCGCCGCGGACATTGGTCACCACGACGACGCGTCCGCTCGGCCGGTGCACCCCCAGCCAGGCGCCGCCCGCCTGCAGGTCGCGCCCGGCGACGATGCCGCTGCCGTCGTCCCATTCGTGGAGCGGCGCGGCGGGACGCGCGTGAAATTCGTCGCGGTTCCCGATCAGGATCAGCGGCCAGTCGCGATGGACTTGCCGGGCGAGAGCGACGACGCACATGGCGCGCCTATCGCGCGGCGCGGCGTGCTTGCCAAGGGGCTTGACAATTAGCTTGGTTGAATGTTCAATCAACTCATCGGAACGAAGGAGGTGGCGATGGCCGACGAATTCGAAAAGATGGGTGAGAATCTGCGCGCCAAGACGGGCAAGGGGCTCGACGAATGGGTCGCCATCGCGCGCGCTGCCGGGATCGCCGGGCATATGGCGCTGGTCAATCATCTGAAATCCGACCATGGGCTGGGGCACGGCTATGCGAACATGATCGTCCACGCGGCCAATGCGTCGGCGGCGGTGTCGCAGGACGGCGACGATCTGGTCGAAGCCGCCTTTGCCGGACCGCGCGCGCATTGGCGCCCGCTCTACGACCGGCTCGTCGGGCTGGTGCAGGGCTTCGGCGGCGATGTCGAGCAGGCGCCGAAGAAGGGCTATGTGAGCCTGCGCCGCAAGAAGCAGTTCGCATTGCTCCAGCCGTCGACGAAGGATCGCTTCGATATCGGCCTCGCGCTCAAGGGGGAAGAACCTGCGGGTAAGCTCGAGCTTGCCGGAAGCTGGAATGCGATGGTCTCTCACCGCGTCAGGATTGCGGCGGACGAGGAAGCGGGCGACGATGTCACGGACTGGCTGCGCGCCGCCTATGACCGGGCCGGTTGAAGGGCAGGCCGATGAACGCCGCCGACACCCGCCACCGCATCCTGATGACCGCGATGGAGCTGTTCTGGGAGAAGGGGTATGGCTCGACCTCGATCGCCGACATATTGTCGCGCAGCCAGGTCCACTCGGGCAGCCTCTATCATTTCTTCCCCGGCAAGCAGGACGTGCTCGTCGGGGTGCTCGAAATGTATCGTGACGGCATCGGCGAGATGCTGCTGGCGCCGAACTGGGAGGGCGTCGACGATCCGATCGACAAGATTTTCGCGCTGCTCGCCGGTTACCGCACCCATTTGATCGTCACCGACTGTACCTATGGCTGCCCGATCGGCAGCCTCGCGCTCGAGATTCACGAGCCCGACCCGGTGGTGCGCGAACTGATGGCGGCGAACTTCACCAACTGGTCGACGGCGATCGCGGGCTGCTTCGATGCCGCGGCCGATCGCCTGCCGCCCGGCAGCGACGCGAAGGCGCTCGGCGAGTTCGTGCTGACGGTGATGGAGGGCGCGGTGATGCAGGCGCGTACCTATCGCGACATCGGCTATTTCGACCGCAACATCGCTGTATTGCGCGACTATGTCACCACGTTGCTGGCAGCGGCAAAGCGTGATAGCTTCGCCTGATCTTTCTGGAGGGGGAGATGAATATGAACGAAGTTCGGAAAACGCCGTGGCACCTGTGGGTCGTCGGCGGTGTATCGCTACTGATCAACGCCTTTCCGGCCATCGATTTCACGCTGACCAATCTGCAGAATGAATTCTGGCTGTCGCCGCTGACGGCTGCGCAACGCAGCTTCGTTCTCGGCGCGCCTTTATGGTCCGATATCTGTTGGGCGCTTGGCGGTTTTGGGGCGTTCCTCGGTTCGCTGCTTCTGCTGATGCGGTCGCGCCACGCGGTCACGGCCTTTATCGTATCGATCGTCGGTCTCGCCGGCTCGACGCTTTATCAGCACGTTCTGAATGGCGATACGACCAGGGAATTGTTCCAAAATGTCGCGCTGTACGTGACTCTCACCATCTGGGTGATCATGCTCGCGCTGCTCTTTTATGCACGCAAACAAGCGGCGGCGGGGGTTTTGCGCTGAGAGATTCCGTCTTGGGGCGGAGCGTTGCTTTACTCACCTTCGTCATCCCGGGCTTGATCCGGGATCCACGGCAGCGCCGAAGTCATGGACCCGGATCAAGTCCGGGGTGACGATGACGAGAAGGCCGTTTCCACTCGCAATCGGCTGGCCGCCGATCGTCAGCGTCCGCGAATGAAGGCGCGGATGTCGGCCGACAATTTATGGCGGTCCTCGTCGCGGATATACATCATGTGGCCCGCGCCATAATATTGATATTCGACGCGGTCCTGCGGAATGCCGGTGCGCGACAGCGCATATTCGGCGGCGAAGAAGGGCGTCGCGAAATCATAATAACCTTGGCCGACGAACACGCGCAGCCCCGAATTCTCGCGCAGCGCCTGCCCGATATAGGGCGCGACGTTGAGGTAGGCGTTGCTGTCGCGACCGCCGATGCGCCAGTCCCACTGGCCGCCGATGCGGCCGATCGACTGATATTCGCGGTCGGTCTTGAACCCCAGCGTATCGCGGCTCCAACTGTTGATCGCGGCGGTATAGCTCGCGTCGATGCCATAGAAGCTGGGGTCGTTGTCGGGCCCTTCGCCGGCGCTGTCATAATCCTTGCCGGTGTAACGGCTGTCGAGGCGGCCGACGGTCAGCCCGCGGTCGCGCAGCAATTCCTTGTAGAAGCGGTTGGGGGTGACGCGCAGGTCGGCGCTTTCGAGATAGGTTTCGGAAAGCCCGGTAAAGCGCGCGAGGTCGCGGCGGATCGCGGCGCGTTCCTCGCCCTGCAATTTCTGGCCCTTGAGCAGCGCCGAGGCATAGGGGCCGATCGCCCATTGCCGTGCTTCCTCGACGAAGGCCTCGACCGACGCGCCGCCGCCGGCCTTGCCATGGAATTGCGCCGTCGCGGCCATCGAGGGCAGGTTGGTGATATAGCTGAGCTCGTTGCCCGGCGTGTCGGCGCCGGCGGCGAAATCGAGCACGGTCGAAATCAGGATAATGCCGTTGAGCGCGACGTCGTTGTACGTCTCGTTCATCAACTGGTTGGCGACCGCGGCCGAGCGCGTCGTGCCATAGCTTTCGCCGCCGAGGAACTTCGGGCTGTTCCAGCGGCCATTGTCGTTGAGCCAGCGGCGGATCACTTCGGCGACCGCCTTGGCGTCCTGCGTGACGCCGTAATAATCCTCGGGGTTCGCCTTGCCGATCAGGTGCGAAAAGCCGGTACCCGGCGGGTCGATGAAGACGACATCGGTGACATCGAGCAGCGCGTCGGGATTGTCGACGATCGGGTAGGGCGGGGCGCCGTCGTCGCGCGCGTCGCTGGGGATCGCGACACGCTTCGGCCCGAACGCCCCCATCATCAGCCAGACGGTCCCCGACCCCGGACCGCCGTTGAACAGGAAGGTCACCGGGCGGCTCGGGTCGCGCGGTTCCCTGACATAGGCGGTGGTAACGATCGCCGCCTCGGCGACGCCATCCTTGTTCTTGAGGATCGTCTCGCCGATCGTCGCGGCATAGTTGACGCGCTGGCCGCCGAAGGTGCCCGACAGCTTCGTCGTGTGGACTTGCGGTTCGTAGTCGGCCGCCTTCTCCGCCTTGGTGTTGTCCGCGGGTGCGTCCTGAGCGCGGGTTGCGACCGGCGCGGCAAACACCAGCGAGATTGCGATAAACGATGCGGCCGATTTCATGTGCGTGTCTCCCCGGTCAAGATATGAGCCCTAGGCCCGGGTATCGCGCGCAGCAAGGTCGCCGGTAGAGGATAACTGCCTCTTGGTCGATGGATCGGACGGGTCAGGCAGCGTCGTGGAAAATGATGCCGAGGGTGAAGCGTTCGCCGGATAAAATTCGGCTGACGCCATGGCGCATCTGGACCCTGTAGTCACCGCGTGTTCCCGCGACCGGCCGATCGCGCACCGGAAAGACTACGGCGTCGCCGCGTGCCAGCGGGACAACCTCGGCGCGCGATTGCATGCGCGGTCTTTGTTCGGTGAGGATGAACTCGCCGCCGCTGAAATCCTGTTTCGGACGGGACAGCAGGATCGCGACCTGCAACGGGAAGATTTCGCTACCGTAGACATCCTGGTGCAGGGCGTTCCAATCCCCGGTCGAATAGCGGAGGATCAACGGCGTCGGACGACCCTGTCCGTTCAGATGACAGCGCGCCAAATAATCCGCGTGATGATTTGGGTAAGCCAAGCCCCATCCCAGCCGGTCGGACCAGCGATTGGCAATGCCTGCGAGCGGCGAATAGAGGCTCGCGCGCAATCGTTGCACCACCTCGGGGAGCGGGTAAGCGTAATAGCGATATATGCCGCGCCCGAAGCCATGGCGCGCCATGCTCACCTCGCTTCGGTAATCGGCGCTGGCCCACCCGTCGCAAAGGCTATCGCATTCGGTGGGGGAAAGCAGGTCGGGAAGCACCGCATAGCCATGCGCGTCAAGCGCGGTGGCGACAACGGTCCAGTCGATGGAGCCTCGGGTCATGCGGACCGCTTATGGAAGGTTCAGGGCCACCGCATCCCGAAACTTGCGATGAAAAGGCACGGCTCGGAATCGAAAGGCGCGGCTCAGAATCTCGCTTCCGTTTTTACCGGCCCCACTTCGTCTTGCTCTGCTTCCCGAACCGCCCCTTGCGCGTTCCCGGCTTGCCTTCGTTCGAGCGGCCGACGCGTGGGGCGACCTGTTCGTCGGCGGGCAGGCCGAGCTCGTCGGCTTCGAGGCGGCGGATCTCGTCGCGCAGGCGGCCGGCTTCCTCGAATTCGAGGTCGGCGGCGGCGTCGCGCATCTTCTTTTCGAGGTCCTGGATATAGGCGCGGAGGTTGTGGCCGACCATGTGCTGCGGCTTGTCGTCGCCGATGTCGATCGTCACCTGATCCTTCGACGCGACATGCGCGATGATGTCGCCGATGTTGCGCTTGATCGTCGTCGGGGTGATGCCATGTTCGGCGTTATACGCCTCCTGCTTTTCGCGGCGGCGGTCGGTCTCGCGCATCGCGCGTTCCATGCTGCCGGTGATGCGGTCGGCGTAGAGGATGACGCGGCCGTCGACGTTGCGCGCGGCGCGGCCGATCGTCTGCACCAGCGACGTCTCGCTGCGCAGGAAGCCTTCCTTGTCGGCGTCGAGGATCGCGACGAGCCCGCATTCGGGAATGTCGAGCCCTTCGCGCAGCAGGTTGATCCCGACGAGCACGTCGAACACCCCGAGGCGGAGGTCGCGGATGATCTCGATGCGCTCCAGCGTCTCGACGTCCGAGTGCATGTAACGGACCTTGAGCCCCGCTTCGTGGAGGAATTCGGTGAGATCCTCGGCCATGCGCTTGGTCAGCGTCGTGACGAGGGTGCGATAGCCGTTCGCCGCCGTCGCCTTGGCCTCCATGATCAGATCGTCGACCTGTTCCTCGACCGGGCGGATGATCACCGGCGGGTCGATCAGCCCCGTCGGGCGGATCACCTGTTCGGCGAAGACGCCCTGCGTGCGGTCCATCTCCCACGTCCCCGGCGTCGCCGAGACGCTGACCGTCTGCGGGCGCATGACGTCCCATTCGGCGAAGCGCAGCGGCCGGTTGTCGATGCAGCTCGGCAGGCGGAAGCCATATTCGGCCAGCGTGATCTTGCGGCGGTGATCGCCCTTCGACATCGCGCCGATCTGCGGGATCGTCTGGTGGCTCTCGTCGACGAAGAGCAGGGCGTTGTCGGGGAGATATTCGAACAAGGTCGGCGGCGGCTCGCCGGGCAGGCGGCCGGTCAGAAAGCGGCTGTAATTCTCGATCCCCGCGCAGCTGCCGGTGGCGGCGATCATTTCGAGGTCGAAATTGGTGCGCTGTTCGAGCCGCTGCGCTTCGAGCAGCCGGCCTTCGGCCTCAAGCTCCTTGAGGCGTTCGGCGAGTTCGTGGCGGATCGCCTCGGTCGCCTGCTTGAGCGTCGGCCCCGGCGTCACATAATGGCTGTTCGCATAGATGCGGACATAATTGAGACTGGCGATCTTCTTGCCGGTCAGCGGGTCGAACTCGGTGATCTCTTCGATCTCGTCGCCGAAGAAGCTGACGCGCCACGCCATGTCTTCATAGTGCGAGGGGAAGATTTCGAGACTGTCGCCGCGCACGCGGAAATTGCCGCGCGCAAAGGCCTGATCGTTGCGCTTGTACTGGAGCGCGACGAGCTTGCGGATGATCTCGCGATTGTCGGCGACCTGACCCTTTTTGAGGTCGAAGATCATCGCCGAGTAAGTCTCGACCGAGCCGATGCCATAGAGGCACGACACCGACGCCACGATGATCACGTCGTCGCGTTCGAGCAGCGCGCGCGTCGCCGAATGGCGCATGCGGTCGATCGCCTCGTTTACCGAGCTTTCCTTCTCGATATAGGTGTCCGAGCGCGGCACATAGGCCTCGGGCTGGTAATAGTCGTAATAGCTGACGAAATATTCGACCGCATTGTTCGGAAAGAAGCTCTTGAACTCGCCATAGAGCTGCGCCGCGAGGATCTTGTTCGGCGCGAGGATCAGGGCCGGGCGCTGCAGCTCCTCGATGACCTTCGCCATGGTGAAGGTCTTGCCCGACCCGGTGACGCCGAGCAGCACCTGGTCGCGTTCGCCGTCGAGGGCGGTCGACACCAGTTCGCTGATCGCGGTCGGCTGGTCGCCCGCCGGCTCATAGTCGCTGACCAGTTCGAATCTTTTGCCGCCTTCGACCTTGTCGGGGCGGGCAGGGCGGTGCGGGACATAGTCCGCCGCCGTATCGATTTCATCGAGCGATGTACGAATCTGAATTGCCATCGCTGCCAATATGGTATCGATGGTGCGGGTCCACAATCGCAATCCATCACAAGAGAGCGCGGCAAGCGAGTCACAGGAGACAGGGTATGAAACAGATTATGACGATTGCGGCCCTCGGTGTCGCATTGGCGGTGTCGGGCTGCGGCAAGAGCGAAAATGCCGGGGGCACGGTGAAGCGCGAAGCGGGCAACTGGAAGACCGATATCAAGCTGGTGAAGTTCGAAGTTCCCGGCATGCCCGAGGAAATGAAGTCGGGCATGAAGCAGATGATGGAAGGTGCCAGCGGCATGGACCAGTGCTTCACGCAGGAACAGGTCGACAAGGAAGATATCGCCGCAGAGCTCGCCAAGGGGCCGGGCAATGGCGGCGAATGCACCTGGTCGAAGAAGGAAGTCGGCGGCGGCAAGATCGACGTTGCCGGCACCTGCAAGGCCAATGGCCAGACCGTCGACATGGCGATGAACGGGACGATCGAAGCGAAGAAGAACGACGTGACGATCACCACCAAGGGCAAGGTCCCGACCGGCGGCGACATGGAAATGGTGCTGCAGATGACAAGCGTCCACACCGGTCCGTGCAAGCCGGCCGGCGCCTCGGCGACTTGATCCGGTCTTCGATATGACAAGCAGGGCGCCGGCCAAAGGCCGGCGCCCTTTGTCGTTTGGGCGTCTCCGCGCACGCAACCATTTGGCGCCGAAGGGGTTTTTGCCTTGCCTAACAGGAGGAGGAACCCATGAAAAAGTTCGTTACGGTTGCGGTGCTCAGTGCATCGCTGGCGGTCGCCGGTTGCGGAAAGTCGGACAGTTCGGCCGATGCCGGCGCGGAAAAGGCGGGCGGCACCAGCACCGCGTCGTCGTCCGCTCCGGTCAAGCGCGAAGCCGGCAACTGGAAGACCGACATCAAGCTGGTCAAATTCGACATGCCGGGCGTGCCCGACAATATGAAGGACCAGA encodes:
- the uvrB gene encoding excinuclease ABC subunit UvrB; this translates as MAIQIRTSLDEIDTAADYVPHRPARPDKVEGGKRFELVSDYEPAGDQPTAISELVSTALDGERDQVLLGVTGSGKTFTMAKVIEELQRPALILAPNKILAAQLYGEFKSFFPNNAVEYFVSYYDYYQPEAYVPRSDTYIEKESSVNEAIDRMRHSATRALLERDDVIIVASVSCLYGIGSVETYSAMIFDLKKGQVADNREIIRKLVALQYKRNDQAFARGNFRVRGDSLEIFPSHYEDMAWRVSFFGDEIEEITEFDPLTGKKIASLNYVRIYANSHYVTPGPTLKQATEAIRHELAERLKELEAEGRLLEAQRLEQRTNFDLEMIAATGSCAGIENYSRFLTGRLPGEPPPTLFEYLPDNALLFVDESHQTIPQIGAMSKGDHRRKITLAEYGFRLPSCIDNRPLRFAEWDVMRPQTVSVSATPGTWEMDRTQGVFAEQVIRPTGLIDPPVIIRPVEEQVDDLIMEAKATAANGYRTLVTTLTKRMAEDLTEFLHEAGLKVRYMHSDVETLERIEIIRDLRLGVFDVLVGINLLREGLDIPECGLVAILDADKEGFLRSETSLVQTIGRAARNVDGRVILYADRITGSMERAMRETDRRREKQEAYNAEHGITPTTIKRNIGDIIAHVASKDQVTIDIGDDKPQHMVGHNLRAYIQDLEKKMRDAAADLEFEEAGRLRDEIRRLEADELGLPADEQVAPRVGRSNEGKPGTRKGRFGKQSKTKWGR
- a CDS encoding DUF3617 domain-containing protein, whose protein sequence is MKQIMTIAALGVALAVSGCGKSENAGGTVKREAGNWKTDIKLVKFEVPGMPEEMKSGMKQMMEGASGMDQCFTQEQVDKEDIAAELAKGPGNGGECTWSKKEVGGGKIDVAGTCKANGQTVDMAMNGTIEAKKNDVTITTKGKVPTGGDMEMVLQMTSVHTGPCKPAGASAT
- a CDS encoding NRDE family protein, whose translation is MCVVALARQVHRDWPLILIGNRDEFHARPAAPLHEWDDGSGIVAGRDLQAGGAWLGVHRPSGRVVVVTNVRGAMPDPAKESRGALVTDLLRGDGRFADPAAEDLPRFNAFNLFAVASGATRLLTNRPVPLIMPLDAGVHALANEPVDEPCPRAERLRLALEAVAREDADPEGLLDTLTAEGDPALFLRGDLYGTRASTLVLIAADGSVRMTERRYEAGGRSIGTTALEFRIG
- a CDS encoding DUF4287 domain-containing protein → MADEFEKMGENLRAKTGKGLDEWVAIARAAGIAGHMALVNHLKSDHGLGHGYANMIVHAANASAAVSQDGDDLVEAAFAGPRAHWRPLYDRLVGLVQGFGGDVEQAPKKGYVSLRRKKQFALLQPSTKDRFDIGLALKGEEPAGKLELAGSWNAMVSHRVRIAADEEAGDDVTDWLRAAYDRAG
- a CDS encoding 2OG-Fe(II) oxygenase, yielding MTRGSIDWTVVATALDAHGYAVLPDLLSPTECDSLCDGWASADYRSEVSMARHGFGRGIYRYYAYPLPEVVQRLRASLYSPLAGIANRWSDRLGWGLAYPNHHADYLARCHLNGQGRPTPLILRYSTGDWNALHQDVYGSEIFPLQVAILLSRPKQDFSGGEFILTEQRPRMQSRAEVVPLARGDAVVFPVRDRPVAGTRGDYRVQMRHGVSRILSGERFTLGIIFHDAA
- the infC gene encoding translation initiation factor IF-3; this encodes MTRRPMDRMPPKNGPRYNEFIASPKVRVIDEEGENLGVMLTAEAIEQAASVGLDLVEVSPNADPPVCKFLDVGKFKYEAQKKANLARKSQKTQEIKEIKMRPNIDDHDFDVKMRKVFDFLEEGDKVKMTMRFRGREMSHTQLGLNVLQRVAEMTAEVAKVEAHPRTEGRQMLMVLAPK
- a CDS encoding S10 family peptidase; the protein is MKSAASFIAISLVFAAPVATRAQDAPADNTKAEKAADYEPQVHTTKLSGTFGGQRVNYAATIGETILKNKDGVAEAAIVTTAYVREPRDPSRPVTFLFNGGPGSGTVWLMMGAFGPKRVAIPSDARDDGAPPYPIVDNPDALLDVTDVVFIDPPGTGFSHLIGKANPEDYYGVTQDAKAVAEVIRRWLNDNGRWNSPKFLGGESYGTTRSAAVANQLMNETYNDVALNGIILISTVLDFAAGADTPGNELSYITNLPSMAATAQFHGKAGGGASVEAFVEEARQWAIGPYASALLKGQKLQGEERAAIRRDLARFTGLSETYLESADLRVTPNRFYKELLRDRGLTVGRLDSRYTGKDYDSAGEGPDNDPSFYGIDASYTAAINSWSRDTLGFKTDREYQSIGRIGGQWDWRIGGRDSNAYLNVAPYIGQALRENSGLRVFVGQGYYDFATPFFAAEYALSRTGIPQDRVEYQYYGAGHMMYIRDEDRHKLSADIRAFIRGR
- a CDS encoding TetR/AcrR family transcriptional regulator; this translates as MNAADTRHRILMTAMELFWEKGYGSTSIADILSRSQVHSGSLYHFFPGKQDVLVGVLEMYRDGIGEMLLAPNWEGVDDPIDKIFALLAGYRTHLIVTDCTYGCPIGSLALEIHEPDPVVRELMAANFTNWSTAIAGCFDAAADRLPPGSDAKALGEFVLTVMEGAVMQARTYRDIGYFDRNIAVLRDYVTTLLAAAKRDSFA